The following proteins are co-located in the Desulfobacterales bacterium genome:
- a CDS encoding molybdopterin-dependent oxidoreductase, translated as MQEQVYSLCFMCSVRCPIKVTVDNGQVQFIQGNSHVPGIGDSICPRGVAGISLVNDTQRVQSPMIRSGPRGSGQWRQVSWHEAYDYIADKLKQITDAYGGRSVLLGERTQLSTHVSKTFLRAIGSPNHFTHDALCKGSLNTACRSLLGYTDGQIGMDYANTKHLVLYGRNIFESIQVKPVRQFSEAMEKGARLTYIDPRVTVTATKAHRYWMIRPGTDLALNYALMHVIINESLYDGDYVDKWVSGFDALCGFVKPYTPDWAEGETGIPAAEIVDFARELASQKPHVIFHCGYRCASHENEIYFRRSIFILNALMGSIETPGGMFFKKGPAEAGGKPVRKLTDQDLPKPSDIRFDKVGTPDFPTPDPNHGVAQMMPQAILNEDPYPLKALFAYRFDPLSSIPDTNYTRQALDALDLIVSIDINYSEIAWYSDVILPESTYLERMDSPQQANGPKPQIFLRQQAVSPRYDTRPGPVILQQLAERMGLGEYFPYTTMEELVDWQLAPTGFERADFKEKGFVAYTDQKLLWDRKTGIKFKTPSGKIELVSSLLEEAGYPSFPAYQSMSRPENGADFRLVVGRCAQHTHISTQNNLYLNELVPHNSLWINAARAEELGIKDNDTVEVASENASGRIQARVTEMIHPDCVFMLHGFGHEVPRAERSYQKGVSDSLLMRNVTDMIGGSPALHETIVSVRNAGEKP; from the coding sequence ATGCAGGAGCAGGTTTACAGCTTATGTTTCATGTGTTCGGTCCGCTGTCCCATCAAGGTGACAGTCGATAATGGACAGGTTCAGTTTATTCAGGGAAATTCCCATGTTCCGGGGATTGGCGACAGCATCTGTCCGCGGGGGGTTGCCGGCATTTCGCTTGTCAATGATACCCAGCGGGTTCAGTCGCCCATGATCCGCAGCGGGCCCCGGGGCTCCGGCCAGTGGCGCCAGGTCTCGTGGCATGAAGCCTATGATTATATTGCCGACAAGCTCAAACAGATTACGGATGCGTATGGCGGCCGAAGCGTTTTACTTGGCGAGCGCACCCAGTTGAGCACCCATGTCAGCAAAACCTTTCTGCGGGCGATTGGTTCGCCCAACCACTTTACCCATGACGCCCTCTGCAAGGGCTCGCTTAATACCGCCTGCCGGTCGCTTCTGGGGTATACGGACGGCCAGATCGGCATGGATTATGCCAACACTAAGCATTTGGTGCTGTATGGCCGGAATATTTTTGAATCCATCCAGGTAAAGCCGGTCCGGCAGTTCAGTGAGGCGATGGAAAAAGGCGCCCGGCTCACCTATATCGATCCCCGGGTGACTGTGACGGCAACCAAGGCGCACCGGTACTGGATGATCCGGCCGGGCACGGATCTGGCGTTAAATTATGCGCTCATGCATGTGATTATCAATGAATCTCTATATGACGGGGATTACGTAGATAAATGGGTGAGCGGCTTTGATGCCCTGTGCGGTTTTGTCAAGCCCTATACGCCGGACTGGGCGGAAGGCGAGACCGGTATTCCGGCGGCGGAGATTGTGGATTTCGCCCGGGAGCTTGCCAGCCAGAAACCCCATGTCATTTTTCACTGCGGCTATCGCTGCGCCAGCCATGAAAATGAGATTTACTTCCGCCGCTCCATTTTTATCCTGAATGCCCTGATGGGCAGCATTGAAACCCCGGGCGGGATGTTCTTTAAGAAGGGGCCGGCCGAAGCCGGAGGCAAGCCGGTGCGCAAACTAACGGACCAGGATCTGCCGAAGCCTTCGGATATCCGGTTTGATAAGGTGGGCACCCCGGATTTTCCCACCCCGGACCCCAATCACGGGGTGGCGCAAATGATGCCCCAGGCGATTTTGAACGAAGACCCTTATCCGTTAAAGGCGCTGTTTGCCTATCGGTTTGATCCGTTGAGTTCCATTCCGGACACCAACTATACCCGGCAGGCGCTGGATGCGCTTGATCTCATCGTCAGCATTGATATCAATTACAGTGAAATCGCCTGGTATTCGGATGTGATCCTGCCGGAATCCACCTACCTGGAGCGAATGGACAGTCCGCAGCAGGCCAATGGACCGAAGCCCCAGATTTTTCTGCGGCAGCAGGCGGTGAGTCCGCGCTATGACACCCGCCCCGGCCCGGTGATTCTCCAGCAGCTTGCCGAACGCATGGGGCTTGGAGAATATTTTCCATATACCACCATGGAGGAACTGGTGGACTGGCAGCTTGCCCCGACCGGCTTTGAAAGGGCGGATTTTAAGGAAAAAGGGTTTGTGGCGTATACGGATCAAAAGCTTTTATGGGACCGGAAAACGGGCATTAAATTCAAGACGCCGTCCGGAAAGATTGAACTGGTCTCCAGTTTGCTCGAAGAGGCCGGCTATCCGTCATTTCCTGCCTACCAGTCCATGAGCCGTCCGGAGAATGGAGCGGACTTCCGATTGGTGGTGGGGCGCTGCGCCCAGCATACCCATATCTCCACCCAGAATAATCTATATCTGAATGAACTGGTGCCGCATAATTCGCTTTGGATCAATGCAGCCAGGGCTGAAGAACTGGGGATCAAGGATAATGATACGGTGGAGGTCGCATCCGAGAACGCCAGCGGCCGGATTCAGGCCAGGGTGACCGAGATGATTCATCCGGATTGCGTGTTCATGCTCCACGGTTTCGGCCATGAGGTACCCAGGGCGGAGCGGTCGTATCAAAAGGGGGTGTCTGACAGTCTTCTGATGCGAAATGTCACCGATATGATTGGCGGCAGCCCGGCGCTTCATGAAACCATTGTTTCGGTGCGAAATGCCGGAGAAAAGCCTTAA
- a CDS encoding 4Fe-4S dicluster domain-containing protein has translation MSKFFLFQDQKKCIGCMACVVACKSRQGLPRGPHPCLVVTVGPQWVGEQPRTAFTFMPCFHCENPWCVAACPTGAMHQRSEDGIVTVDPDLCVGCKTCISACPWGAPQWNPETGKAVKCDLCHDRIEAGLKPACVTVCPTQCLYFGTPDEIPEVRRERYAKARAQEN, from the coding sequence ATGAGTAAATTCTTCTTGTTTCAGGATCAGAAAAAATGCATTGGCTGCATGGCCTGTGTAGTGGCATGTAAAAGCCGCCAGGGGCTGCCCCGCGGTCCCCATCCATGCCTGGTGGTAACCGTTGGACCGCAATGGGTGGGTGAACAGCCGCGGACCGCTTTTACCTTTATGCCCTGTTTTCATTGCGAAAATCCCTGGTGTGTGGCCGCCTGTCCAACCGGCGCGATGCACCAGCGGAGCGAAGACGGCATCGTCACCGTGGATCCGGATTTATGCGTGGGCTGTAAGACCTGTATCTCCGCCTGCCCCTGGGGGGCGCCGCAGTGGAATCCGGAAACCGGGAAAGCCGTCAAATGCGACTTGTGCCATGATCGCATAGAAGCAGGGCTCAAGCCTGCCTGTGTCACCGTATGCCCAACCCAGTGCCTTTATTTCGGCACTCCGGATGAAATCCCGGAGGTTCGGCGTGAGCGCTATGCCAAGGCCAGGGCCCAGGAGAACTAG